One window from the genome of Bacillus weihaiensis encodes:
- a CDS encoding DMT family transporter, whose translation MKSSNVYPYAALLVGVIAVSTSAIFVKLTSAPAAVTAFYRLFFATLLLMPLFLTKHVKDVKGLTKKDWGYSILAGVLLAFHFIVWFESLNYTSVASSVVLVTLQPLFAFIGTYLFFKEKVTRVAISSGILAIIGSVIISWGDFRISGLALFGDLLALAACAMITAYLLVGQGIRKRHSLTLYTFIVYGISSFTLLLYCLFLQYPMFSYPSWDWYNFLLLAIIPTLLGHSLFNWSLKWVSTNTISVMILLEPVGSIVLAYYFLNERIILSQAVGGLVIMVGIMFFLLEKRLTKQIRSKVKPAS comes from the coding sequence GTGAAGTCATCTAATGTTTATCCTTATGCTGCGTTACTAGTAGGAGTTATTGCCGTTTCAACTTCTGCTATTTTCGTAAAGTTAACTTCTGCACCAGCAGCAGTTACTGCGTTTTATCGTTTATTCTTTGCAACACTGTTACTAATGCCCTTATTTTTGACTAAACATGTTAAGGATGTTAAAGGTCTGACGAAAAAAGACTGGGGTTATTCCATTTTAGCAGGAGTTCTTTTGGCATTTCATTTTATAGTTTGGTTCGAATCTTTGAATTATACTTCTGTTGCAAGTTCAGTTGTTCTTGTCACTCTACAACCGCTTTTTGCCTTTATTGGCACGTATTTATTCTTTAAAGAAAAGGTTACTAGAGTTGCAATAAGTAGTGGAATACTTGCCATTATTGGGAGTGTTATAATTAGTTGGGGTGATTTTCGGATAAGTGGTCTTGCTCTTTTTGGAGACCTATTAGCTCTGGCTGCTTGCGCCATGATTACAGCCTATCTATTAGTTGGACAGGGAATAAGGAAGCGTCATTCACTTACCCTTTATACGTTTATTGTATACGGTATTAGTTCTTTTACCTTGCTCTTATATTGTTTATTCTTACAATATCCTATGTTTTCATATCCTTCATGGGATTGGTATAACTTTTTGCTGCTGGCCATTATTCCGACGCTTTTAGGCCATTCACTATTTAATTGGTCATTGAAGTGGGTTAGCACGAACACAATATCTGTCATGATTTTACTTGAACCTGTTGGCTCTATCGTACTCGCCTATTATTTTCTGAATGAGAGAATAATCCTTTCACAAGCAGTAGGTGGTTTGGTTATCATGGTAGGGATTATGTTCTTCTTACTAGAAAAAAGACTGACAAAGCAAATACGTTCTAAAGTAAAGCCTGCTAGCTAA
- the thiT gene encoding energy-coupled thiamine transporter ThiT, producing MQSNRRLLFLVEVAILSALALLLDFSSSFILKLPQGGSVSIGMIPIFIMSYRWGLKGGLSTGFLLGLLQAILTPQIFHPVQGFIDYYLAFTVVGFSGLLFKPVKNSLLANKKNRAMIYISLGIILGGLLRLVMHVISGVFFFASFAPEGTPVLLYSISYNASYMIPTIIISAIIVNILLIASPRLINKK from the coding sequence ATGCAAAGTAATCGAAGATTGTTATTTTTAGTAGAAGTGGCTATATTATCAGCCTTAGCATTATTACTAGATTTCTCTTCTAGTTTTATCCTTAAACTTCCACAAGGTGGTTCCGTTTCAATTGGAATGATCCCTATTTTTATTATGTCATACAGATGGGGATTAAAAGGTGGGCTATCGACTGGTTTTCTATTAGGTTTATTACAGGCCATCCTAACCCCGCAAATTTTCCACCCCGTACAAGGATTTATTGATTATTATCTCGCTTTTACGGTAGTAGGATTTAGCGGATTATTGTTTAAACCAGTTAAAAACTCTTTATTAGCGAACAAAAAGAACAGAGCAATGATCTATATTTCACTTGGGATCATACTTGGAGGACTACTCCGACTAGTCATGCATGTCATTTCTGGCGTATTCTTCTTTGCTTCATTCGCACCAGAAGGTACACCTGTGCTTTTATACTCTATAAGCTATAATGCATCTTATATGATTCCAACTATTATCATTTCTGCTATTATCGTCAATATTCTATTAATCGCCTCACCTAGATTAATTAATAAGAAGTAA
- a CDS encoding DinB family protein, translating into MKLQLDTSRKEVVQSVEMVSEDEMNLKPTDTTWSISQVLEHLYKTEKEITKAIHYTLTLPEQEPLPDKPIALTLDRTFKIKAKNSIVPSEKKMNKQQLLTDLESSRKELFTLIDSIPNDIDLTTRGFIHPAFKTLSLKQWIEFIGYHERRHLEQIHEIKDAVRKRNTSAQSKS; encoded by the coding sequence ATGAAATTACAACTCGATACTAGTAGAAAAGAAGTTGTTCAATCAGTAGAAATGGTTTCAGAAGATGAGATGAATTTAAAACCTACAGACACAACATGGAGTATCAGTCAGGTGTTAGAACATTTATACAAAACCGAAAAAGAAATAACAAAAGCTATTCACTATACTTTGACCTTACCCGAGCAGGAGCCACTGCCAGATAAACCGATAGCTCTCACTCTTGATCGAACATTCAAAATCAAAGCTAAAAATTCCATCGTTCCGTCAGAAAAGAAAATGAACAAACAACAATTGTTGACAGATTTAGAATCATCTAGAAAAGAATTATTTACTCTCATAGATTCCATTCCGAACGATATTGATTTAACAACTCGAGGATTTATACACCCGGCTTTTAAAACCCTCTCTTTAAAGCAATGGATCGAATTTATCGGGTACCATGAGAGACGACATCTTGAACAAATTCATGAAATTAAGGACGCTGTAAGAAAAAGAAATACCTCAGCTCAATCGAAATCTTAA